taaaactaaaataaatgtttatattttcggttaaattattttattttaataaaagcttaaaattattgatacatGTTTCTGAttcctaaataaaacaattatttgaataatcatattttatttctttcaaacattatatttgatattgccAAGGAAGCTGACCTTGTTCCgatagaaaataacattttagctCATTTCTAATTACACTTGGTTCTACATTTAGAGCGATCTGCGGTATATTTTGTTGCATTTCGTTCAAAACTCCATCAGTAGTTCTTTCATTTCtcttcataaaattatgcaGATGCACACAAGCCATCACGACAATTTTTGCTTTCTCATTTTGTAAACCAATGCGTGAATgcaaaattctgaatttattagataaaatgcCAAACGCGTCTTCTACAACCATGCGCCCGCGACTAagtctataattaaaaaccctCTCAGGTGATCCTTTTGCATGATATCCAGAaaacggttttattatattctgtgaGATGGGGAAAGCATCGTCACCGATGAAATAAAAAGGTACAGGTGTATTTCTCCCTTGTAATGGAATCGCTTGTGGCAGACTTAAAGTTCCATCTCGTATCATATCAAATAAAGTTGAATTTCGTAGAACTCCACCATCAGATATTCTGCCCTGACATCCAATGTCtacgtataaaaagttataattggcATCGATTAAAGCTAGCAAAACAATACTGAAATatgacttataattaaaaaactcagaACCGCTATTAGTTGGACATAGTATACGTATATGTTTCCCATCGAGGGCACCTACGCAATTAGGTACATTCCATTTCTGCATGAAACTTCGAGCCACTGATAGCCATTCTCCATGTGTATTCggcatctgtaaaaaaaattgtttgtgatatttgtgtgtttagttctagttatatgtatgtaaaatgtgtgtgaagttcCAGGTAGGGGAGAGTGGGTAACGGTGGATCAAGGGGTACAGTGGATCGAACGCGGCCTATATAATGCGCACATTTACACGATATAGCATTTTACGTTCTATTTTGTATTGCCCTTGACTCGCTACCGGGGTGCGACGGAAAAGTAAGTatgaaagcaaaatattttgaagttttaaaaatgtaatgctgcagtttgtaaaaagtatttaatatgaatCAAAAGTCACATGGCGTCATcagatatgactattttttttaaagaaagggaaatcctttctttaaaaaaatagtcatatctaTAAACCTGAGAAAGGTAGCCCTAAGATTGCTATGGCAGTGTGTACCTTATTGATTTTGCTcaggctttattataaaaacacattctaAAAGTGTTAAATTGTGGCAATATTTAGCTCTACAAAAAAGTTGATTCACTGTTACCCATTGCACTCTCCCCTAcagtataaaatcaaatattataattgtgtcttGTACATGCCGTAACTGTGTGAATGTATGTGGtctgttttgttttctaatgTAGGTGTTCAGTTTCTAACTACCTAATGTGTTACGGATATTTTGTACTTACCCTTAAATAATTGGATAATGTAGACACCAAAGTTTGACAAACATctagaattattaaagaaataacttgtGGAGACACTTTAAACAGTGTACCGAGTGAAAAATAAGAGTCTCCTGTAGCCAGGTATCTCAAAGTAATTGCTAGTCGATCGGAAGCTGACACAGCATTTCTCCAGCgggtgtcagtttttgataTCATGGGTCCAGTTAAATtcagtaatatttcaaattcttcACTAGAGATCCTtagaaaagtgttaaatttcgAACGAATATTTCTTCGGTTTATGTCGTCCCTTCTAAAATCTTCAAGTATCGGGGACACATTAGGCCTATTTCGAAGACTTGGTCTGACCCAATATCTTCGTTTGATTTTGCggttctttttatgaataatgacatACAACACTACACTTGCGATACACGCAACTATATCATAGTCCAACATCTTTCGATTCtacgtacacgactaatttcAACGAAAGTCACAACACTACTGCGTAAATTGCAACCGCGACTGCAGGCCGCCGGTAAAGCCGGCGGCAAAGTCAGCGGCAAGGCGGTCTGAAAGTCGGCGGCAAACCCGGCGGCATAAGCCGGCGGCATGTGTGGATGCGCCATAAGAGTTTTTCAGTAAAAtgcttgtattaaaaaaaaggttgagCTAAAAATCTATGTTATGTGAAAGTTGCTGAcgtatgtataaaatatgtgatttattgaattgtttgaatttaaatattacaacaaaGCTGCTTGCTTATCTTGTACTCATATTAAACGAAACAACCGCAATCCGCGTTAAGTTAGCCTAGTTAAGATAGGAATCGTCACGTAAGTAAAACGCGTAATGCCTTCTCTGTAGTAGGTAGGTTCcgtcttagtttattttattttattatagtaataattgacgaaccaagcagATTGCCCACTCTATGGTAAGTGgcaaactatcgcctataaacagagaagtACGTCGCAGgatatgcaaggaacacgtcttaaAAAAGTACCGCCCGGTATCCATCTACGTGAGGAGTAGGAGTGAAACCTAATTAACCTATTACACAGTCAACTATGCTCCTCAGACCAAAATactgcaatgctgcttagcggcagaaataggcatgcCGATAGTATTTCCTccgacgagctctatcacaaaaagctgtagAAGCGAACACGAACGATGCAGAATAAAAGCAATTGTTAAAATGTCTGTTTCCAATACAGCAATAGAATGcaataaaatcgtcaaatatgCCATGCAGCAACGGTGCAGCTTCGGTGCAGCCGGTAAACTTGGCTGATCAATAATGCTAAAAGTATTGTGAGGGGGCCCTAATTGACACTTGTATATTGATTTACATCTCAGCAAACAATTCAAGCACTTCTGGGATGCTTGAAATCGGATACCTGATTATCGTATCTTTGTTTGTGTATTActcttttgtttatgtttttttagggTTCCCAGTAACAAAGGAATACAAATGACGAAATGTTGATGTTCTGAAAAGTCTATTgtcatattatgataatttttgtAAGGTTTAGTTTTCGTGCTATTGATAAATAGCTTGTATCGAAAACAGACACTTAAATAAACCCTTAATTAGGTATTCAttcttaaaattgtttttttttgtattttaaatatatactttgatcctatttctattaaattaattctataaacgcgattacaaaaaataatttccgaACTGATGACGAAAAAcagaattgttaaaaaaaatacatttaaaaatttttacttaGGTATTCCGTGAGTATACTTGCTACTTGAtgaatgtaaatttataaaaagttgcAGAATATCTAGTGGATAACACCTAAATCAGAAACATAATGTATCCATTGTATTGTTGTAAATGGTTTTATGTCTAGCAGTATGcttgttttaattgttaattaaacattttataggCGGCTCAGCCAGATGACATATATTAGTGTTTTGTAAAAGTTCCAATTACtctgtacacaaatctctaatcTTAACTAAATGGGCTAGTCAATAAATAGCGCTTAGCGAAACGCCCTTTACTTGGTTATGTCCATTAATTTAGATTGTACGtacacaatataaatattggacAAATTGTTTAAGTAGAGCAACGGCTCAGCCCTTTTTATAATTCTAGTAGAAGTATACTTCTCTAATACTTAAAAACTTATTGTTTTGTAAGAATCTGTATctcaaacattataaaaaagaacacacaaaacaaaaagcaatttaaaataacacgTCTGACCCTTCAAAACCGAtgatacattacattttttgtcACTCCGCTGAAGCAACTTTTTCTCGCCGGGAGAATTTTAGTTCTATACAGGATCCTTATAAAAACATGATACTACTAAACTATGATGATATTGGATTTTTACACTTAGCTTTTTTTTGCATATAGTAAATATGAATACCtcgaaaaatattatactttaatgGAGGTAACATTGATTTTACTCTTTGCAAAGCGTTGCATTTgtgttgtatatattttttattcctaagTTTTACAGATATTTATTTCAGACTGAACTATAGAGTAGCGTAAGATACAGCTTAATATAAAAGCGAAATACGATTTCAAATCTCAGAAacttttggatagaagcaaccGTTACTTTGAATaccatgatatactatgaaaataatataaaacttaatttgctatatgtaagaaaatttggTTTCTTCGgatatttttgaaaatctaTTTGGTTAAATGGTGATCAGAATGttgtatgtaggtacctaaacaATTATTTGTTATTCCATAGCTGAATGAAAACTCTCGCCATAACCAAATGCACTCCAGGTATCCcgataccaattttttttataggatcTTACTTAACAGAACTTGTACGTGGATATACTCATGGGAAACGTTAATGTTCAAAAaattaactataatattaaagcttTTGTAGGTGTATAATCACATGAATAAGAAATTGTTATACCGATAGTCGgacaactaaaaataaaatagtcggATCGCTAGACACTTGTTATTAAAAGCCACATAGTTTCCACTTTGTTATAACAATGGAGGTGTGTGAGTTATAGTGGAAATGGTTGGTGGCAAAAAAATGGGTCGCAAACATAAAAAGAGCACATAGGCACATATTAAGTGGGAGCGGTTCGGGTGACCTCATACCTAAACCACAACAACCTTAAAGTTACTTATCTATTAgctatattatacattatacaacTATGATTttgatattctatttttatgtgaCACAATTAATCCTTGCAACATTATCGATGGGGAAATAGTTGGTTTTATTATACGTCACTCTGCATTAACTTCAACGATGCATATAATATGTGGAGTAGTTGGGTGGCAAACACATGTACCTAcaaaaaaagtaggtactatatatattaaatatatacgcGTGTGCTATTTcgatgtttataattttaaaaccgcGAGAACAGATACTTTTTCCGGTATTAAATAAACGAATGCAAGTTATCAATACGCAAACTGTAACCAAGTTTGGCGTTGCTTTGCCAAAGGCTTgcaagaaaataattttcaattccTCAGAACACAATCCTGTTTCTTTTCCGGGATAAGAAGTTTTCAATGTTCATCTCCAGGAAGCAAGCCGAATTTCAACAAGATTTAACATATAAACAAACTGGGACATTttggtattatattattaaattaaacaaatgcaATTTTTCCTAGGTTACGGTAATGTTCACTAgtaatttaagtaggtacttcaaGCATAAAGCAAAAACGTACTAAGGAGTCAAAACATCATTGGCTTGATAAAACATGTTTCTAAGTTTCATTAACCTAATCCAAAATTACATAACCAACATAATTGCCTTATGTTCGCCCACACTTTATGGTTATTTTACTAACATCTAATTCAGCAGCTTTGCTGGCTAGTAACAGATAAAAACAGTAATGACGGGACTGTTACGATAATTGCATTTACACATATCGTTTGAGTTACTCTATTCCTATAAAAGAAAATCTTGTGTGAGACTTTCGTTTGTATAGCTTGAAATCCCGCCGGATTCTCTTGTTTCCCGGTTTCAAAAGTACGAGTTTCTATCCcatttcaccatcatcatttggATGCAAGGTACCTCTATACCAAATTTAGTCAAGATTGGTAAGTATAGCTGTTACGACGTGCATGGGTAACAAAGGTTACTTTTTAAACGATTTAAGTAACAaaggttactttttaatttaagcgatTTTCCGGTACTTTTCGGGACTACaatttattgaaatgaaaatgaaataaaattgaaatgaattttattgttaaaatattagtcattttacaatagtgttgggaatcctgaagtaagttttaaagtaaaacctgtgtctcagggTCCCCGCTCTTCTCCGTTTACATTTATCTATCTTAACATAGAAAAACAAAGTACCTATAATCTAACATGCtaataatagtgtgtgtgtgtatgttagtgtgtatgtgtgtgtgtctgtgtgtgtgtctgtgtgtgtgtggtgtgtgtgtgtttgcgtgtgtgtgcattagtgtgtgtgtggttgtgtGGTTGCGTGTATGTATAGAGTCTCTagaaacatacttgacgttttaaaaatgaTTATCTTATGCCTACCTGAAATATATGCAAttggaattttgaataataagtgcttgcgtgtgtgtgtgtgtgtgaaaatttatttgtattcgtctacaatatttttatcaaatttcatcaaaattaagTGCAGTTGTTGAATCAAACATCAACAACAATtaaacaaagtaataaataaaataaacaggtACACATTCCCGTTTCAAACAGAACTATGGATTCTTTTATACAcgcaatatacaaatattttgaacaagtatttgttttaattctttatataataagtaattatatcaaatttcattaaaaaaaacacttattggtTTTAACAATGCATTTAAAACCCCggtatttttttgtgaaaagaTTATTAAGTAGTTCAAtgttcttaatattatattgatgtCGAGAAGTGTAAGAACTAATGTAAATTCTATTTGCAATACACAGATCTTAAAGACGAACTCTTACGCAGTTAGTGAACGGTGTACCTACTATGTTATAATGTCACAGAATATGATTATTGGCGCTCTCAGAACAACAACTTAATGGAAATGTTTCGAATCGGTTTTTAGGTTTGTGTTTATCGTTTAGCCTCTAAGGACAAAATTTTTGTTCTAATACTCTTTTTCCTATCACACATACAAAAAGAAGAAACAAGCAAAAAAGTTAAAGGCGCCTTGATTTCTGTATTAAAAAATTCTGTATAAAATATGAAGTAAGGTGATTATAACgtgcttatttatttaggaatgTTTTAAGCGGAATTAAATCGTTTTCGTAGTATGGTCATAAAACAGAAAGGCAgagaaaaaatctaaatctgTTGCTATCTAAATCACGTGCagtatgatttatttaaagatatCACGTGCAGTATATTAGTTTGCTAAACTAATTTTTCTCACTTATTTTGACCGGTTACCATCTCAAAACCATCGATAGGCGTCTTTTTGAGcacaaattcaatttcaaaaacaACTGTACGAATCTAACCAGACGTCAcacttttttaaagttattttattttctcgcaATCAAAGTGAAAAGTAGAGTGATTAACTCGCGGCAAAAACCCATTCAACTCGATTCTATAGCCTCCCGAGTGACAGCGTGGGAGCCTACAGaatattcttttctttttttattctttgtatATAGAGCTACTTACTTCATGacatattatactttattaatGCCATATTGCTGGTCATAAGCCTCATCTCTGATAGGAGAGAGGACTCAAACACGGATAATGATCGGGACAAACGGATGCATGTGCTCTGCTTGGTACGGGAAAAGGTCGTTGAACCCGCATCCACATTCTGAGACCGATCAATGAATTCAATTGAACCTATTGAATTTTGCTATCAACGCTCTTACTTTTATAGCTAACATGTTCCTTGTTACTTAAATATGTCATAAGTCAAAACCAATGCCAACTCAGCCGCCAAGTAACTTGGCACATACAACTGGGTTAAGCGAACACTAGGGCAAGTTCTCATTAGTACCAGACTCATGTTCGAGGATGCAACCTGCAACCTGCAAGCATCTGAGGATAGGTTCCAGTATGGCGCTGCCAAATATGCAAAGCATGTTCACTCTTCACCACTATATATCAACTGACCCGAATTTGACACATGTAATTGATGGCAAGGACTTAAATTTCCTTAAAGAAAATGGAAAGAATAAGGGAAATTACTCACTaacctctattatactatagtaAGCATAATAAAGGTCAGCGTACCTACCAAACAAACATGATGTGATTGTGTGTGCAAAACCGTCAAACCAAAAAAGTACAGTTAAAAGTTACATAGCCGCTAATAAAAACGGCCCTAATaatgtttaaagtttttaatttaagtttctcTTCAAAGAGTACTgcgagaataaaaatatatttttgtaacttgATAAAGTACTACAATCAAATCTAGTTGAGTGGCTAAGGATCGTCACAAAAATGTATAGTAGTTGGTATAACCATCGAAAAATAGCTGATTCTAGATTAGTACCTGCTTTTATGACATTAACTGCTCAGACGACTTTTAGTTTCCATTAGGGATCGGAAATGTTACACTTTATCATGTTTCTAAACTCGTTTGCggctatttatattttgaaggAAGTCTATAAATGTAGTCACGTGTTATCATCATCCTTTTATTTGAGGATTGTGTGTATAGAAGTGAAAG
The sequence above is a segment of the Pararge aegeria chromosome Z, ilParAegt1.1, whole genome shotgun sequence genome. Coding sequences within it:
- the LOC120636098 gene encoding uncharacterized protein LOC120636098, whose protein sequence is MLDYDIVACIASVVLYVIIHKKNRKIKRRYWVRPSLRNRPNVSPILEDFRRDDINRRNIRSKFNTFLRISSEEFEILLNLTGPMISKTDTRWRNAVSASDRLAITLRYLATGDSYFSLGTLFKVSPQVISLIILDVCQTLVSTLSNYLRMPNTHGEWLSVARSFMQKWNVPNCVGALDGKHIRILCPTNSGSEFFNYKSYFSIVLLALIDANYNFLYVDIGCQGRISDGGVLRNSTLFDMIRDGTLSLPQAIPLQGRNTPVPFYFIGDDAFPISQNIIKPFSGYHAKGSPERVFNYRLSRGRMVVEDAFGILSNKFRILHSRIGLQNEKAKIVVMACVHLHNFMKRNERTTDGVLNEMQQNIPQIALNVEPSVIRNELKCYFLSEQGQLPWQYQI